DNA sequence from the Arthrobacter jinronghuae genome:
CACTACCGGCAGCCCCTGGCCAACGGAGAAACACTATGAACAGCACGCCCGTCGATCTTGGCAGCGTAGGAATCTGGAGCATCGAACTCGGCGGGGCGGAACCGGCCACGGCAGCCGAGGCCGCAGCCGAGCTCCACTCACAGGGCTGGGGCGCCATCTGGCTCGTGGGTGCAGGGGGTCACGGTCTGTGGGATTCGGCGGAACGGATCCTCCAGGCCGGTACGCAGGCGTCCGTCGCCTTTGGTGTTCTGAGTATCTGGGGCCGGGACGCCGAGATCGCCTCCGGTGAGCATGGCCGCCTGACCCGTACGTTCGGACCCCGCGTTTTGAGCGGGTTCGGCGTCAGCAATCCCCATGCGGCCGCCGCCGTCGGCAAGGACTTCACCACTCCCGTCAGGGAAATGAACAGGTTCCTCGACATGCTGGACCGCTCGACGCCGACTATTCCGCAGTCGCAGCGGCTGCTCGGTGCCCTCGGGCCGCGGATGGTCGAACTCGCCGGCCGCCGTGCCGCGGGAATCCATCCGTTCCTCGTCACGGCCGAGTCCAATGCACTGAACCGGGAATCCATCGGCGCGGACGCGTTGATCGCACCCCACCTGGGCGTGGTCCTGGAGGAAGACCCGGCACGAGCACGGCAGATCGCCCGGGCCGGCGTGGGCATGTTCATCGGCTTCCCCGCCTACCAGGCCAACCTGCGCCGTCTCGGCTTCACCGACGCTGACCTCGTCCCGGGCGGAAGCGACCGCCTCATCGATGCGACGGTCGCATGGGGAAGCGTCGACCAGATCGCCGATCGCATCGCTGAGCACCATGCGGCAGGA
Encoded proteins:
- a CDS encoding TIGR03620 family F420-dependent LLM class oxidoreductase; this encodes MNSTPVDLGSVGIWSIELGGAEPATAAEAAAELHSQGWGAIWLVGAGGHGLWDSAERILQAGTQASVAFGVLSIWGRDAEIASGEHGRLTRTFGPRVLSGFGVSNPHAAAAVGKDFTTPVREMNRFLDMLDRSTPTIPQSQRLLGALGPRMVELAGRRAAGIHPFLVTAESNALNRESIGADALIAPHLGVVLEEDPARARQIARAGVGMFIGFPAYQANLRRLGFTDADLVPGGSDRLIDATVAWGSVDQIADRIAEHHAAGADHVALHVMSGQRGLPTAQWRELAPLARR